Part of the Triticum urartu cultivar G1812 chromosome 2, Tu2.1, whole genome shotgun sequence genome, gtgtttgaaaaagtagatacgacggagacgtatcaactcccccaagcttaaacttttgcttgtcctcaatcaattcagttgataaactgaaagtgataaagaaaaaacttttacaaactctgtttgctcttgttgttgcaaatatgtaaagccagcattcaagttttcaacaaagattatgaactaaccatattcacaataacatttaagTCTCATATTTACTCACATCGacgacataatcaactagcgagcaataataataaatctcggatgacaacactttctcagaacaattataatatgatataacaagatggtatctcactagccctttctgagaccgcaaaaatATTTTAccttttgtttagttttatttatcTATCTACCAGATCTgacctttgcaagtgaccgtaaagggattgacaacccatttatcgcgttgggtgcaagtgtttgattgtttgtgcatgtaTTATGTGTTTTGTACGTTcttatcctactggattgatactttggttctcaaactgagagaaatacttatctctagtttactgcatcactctttcctcttcaagggaaaaatcaacgcaagctcaGGAAGTAGCAGGCGGCCGTATGGAGCGGCGGCCGAGGTGTAGGGTTAGGTtttgggagggagagggagaagtaGCGGCGACAAGAGGGGCGCGCAGCTGAAGTGGGAGGAGATGGTGCGGTGGCGGCAATAGATCGCGAAAGTGAGGAGGGGATCGACTTGCAAAACCGATACCATGTTAGATGGAAATAAGAGATTGCATGTATCGATAATCATTGATCAGGTGCATGGTGCACATATATAGATACAAAGAGTGTCGGCCTCTACTTGTCTCTCAAGATCTACAATATACGAGAAAGAGAGGATTTACGGCAGAGTAAATACAAAGCCATAGTCCTACACATATATACATGTTCAGGACCTCCTGCTTGGAGGACAAGGCCGTCCCTATAGACTGGGATTAGGCCAAGTTTTCTGGCCGATTCTCTCAGAATCTTGAGAATTGGGGCTCCTCACAGTTTCTATCAAAATCTTGAACTCATATTTTTTTTTACAATCCTAACTAATTAGGATGTAAACAGTTAGGACTGTTCAAGATTCTGAGAGGAGCTGGGTGAAGGATCGATTCTCCAAATTCCGAGAGAATGGGCAAAAAAAAAAGAGTGTTCTGTGTGTTATTCCCACCTTTACATACTACAGTCTGACACATTTATAAATTCTCCGTCCGTCGCTCGGTCGCTCCTCCCGGCACGAACCCAATCACGCAAGCAAAGAAGGGAGCGGAGCAGCACCCGCACCGGCCCTCGTAATTGCCTCCTCGATCTCCAATCATAGGCCGGCTCGAGGTGCCACGCTATTCAACGGACCTCTCCCTTTGTTTACTCCTCCCGCCCAAATCATTCTCAGTTTCCTCTCCTCCTCTCTGTTTCGAAGAATCAGACCGAGCCTAGCTTCCTAGTTGTTGTGTGGTTGGGCGGTGCTGGTGCGTTAATGGCGGTtgacctcctcctccccctcgcGCCTTTAAATTGCGCGGGAAGAAGCGCCAGTGGTGAGAGCCGCAGATAGCCATTTGTTTCTGTTACTGCCTGCCCTTGCTCCGATTGAGTCTCGCCCGGGCTCTCTGTTCCGTGTTCTGTTTCTGTTTCTGCTCTTCAGCAGCAGCCGCTGCTTCTTGTCCCTTCTTTCCTGACGCGGCAATGGCATCGGAGAAGCTCGTCGCCAGGAAAGGCAGGCTCAGGCAGCGCTACGACAACGAGTACCGCCTCGTCGCCGGGTGAGTATCCACTCATTGGATCATTGTATCTTCCATGTTCCAAGCCGTTCTTGCCCTGACGAGCCGTGTTCCTCTCTCGGGCGCAGGTGCGTCCCGTACCGCGTGGACAAAGACGGGCAGCTCGAGGTTCTCATGGTCTCCACAGCCAACAGGGACGATCTCGTCTTCCCCAAGGTAACACCAACTCACAGTACCAACCATCACACATATTTCGTCGGCGACATGCATCCACGTACTGATCGATCGATGGATTGACTTTTTCAGGGCGGCTGGGAGGACGACGAGGACGTCTATGAGGCGGCATGCCGCGAGGCGCTGGAGGAGGCCGGAGTCAGGGGCAACATCAATGTAACTACTCTACTCACACATATCTTTCCTTGGCATGCATCACCAACCTAGTGGAGTATTTACTATCTTGATTACATGAACAGCTAATGGTGCAAGTTTACTGCATCTCTAGGTAATTAGCTGATTTATTTTTTTGGCGGGTGAGGTAATTAGCTGATTTGACCTCTAGAGATCGATTGAGCTATATATGATGATATACTAAAATAAGCAGATAGCGGCGAACACGATGATGTTTGATAGAGAAAGCAACCAGCCAGGGATTTTTCTCTCTTGATAAAATGTGTCGTGGAGAATTTTTTGGATCTTACATAACAACCAGGAGACAAGACAAGGACATGGCCGTTGACTTAGTAAAAATTTACATATTCGGTGTGACAAGGTGTAATTCTTTCACGATTATCCTTTGAGTTGTCTAGTCTGCCGGGGAGCCCTTGATTATTGTGAATCCAAATAATTGCGCTCTTTTATTCATCTTGCGCTGGCTTGTCGTCAGACTTGTCCCCTGGAACAATTTCCAAGCATCGATACATGGCTCCTCCACAGATGATAGAAAAGAACACATTCAGAGATCTAGCAGATTGCTGCTATGCATGTGACGTGTCTGCTGTTTGTCCAACACCGATCTAAACAATCAGCTCCTGTTGGTGACATGTTTGTGTTAATTATGTATTAGCATTTACATGAATTATATAGCTGTTTCTGATAGGAAATTACCACGTATTTTCTCTCCAGAGAAACCCGCTGGGCTTGTGGGTGTTCAGGAGCAAGAGCAGGCAAAGCCTGGGCCAGAGCAGCGACAGCCCGCGGGGCGCCTGCAAGGGCCACGTCTTCGCGCTGGAGGTCACCGAGGAGCTCAAGCAATGGCCGGAGCAGGAAACCCACGGAAGGCGGTGGCTCTCCCCAGCGGACGCGTACGGGCTCTGCCGGTACGACTGGATGCGCGAGGCGCTGACGGCATTGCTGGACCTTTGTTCGACGGCATCGTCGCCGATCCCTGTAGCGGCGGCGGTGGCCGTGAGCACTGCGGCGCCGGAGCTGAACGAGCACGCTGGCATGTGCATAAGCATGATGCTGATGAAACCGGTGGACTCCGCGGATCGAGCGGTGGCGCTGTGCTGATCCTTGCGGCGCATGCAGATGAACTGACGACAGACTGCAGGCGAAGCTAATAAGCAGACAGAAATATCATCTGATAAGACATTTGAACATGTTCTCTTTTCGTTCTAATCAGTAATTAGTTATCGTCGTAATTACTGAGTGTCATCCGTCATGTATGATCAATTCCTGGCCTCTGTTGATTGCCAACTTGTATGATCGATCCGTGCGTTCTGTAATGTTATCAAGTCTTAGGGCCACTTGATTAAGTCGTCATGTAAATGTTTGCTTCCGTTCCTCAAATGCATTTTCTGAGCAACACGAATATTTGTGAATAGAGTTTTATTATTCTGTCGTGGCTCAACATATTTTGTCATGTTTTTTATAAAGAGAAACATCAAGATAGTAGTGCCCAATACGTCTAACCAATGCAACAATATAATGTCAAGAGGTAGTTTAGACATATAGGTTGCACACACCAAATTATTAAAAAGAAGAAAAAGTAATGACCTCTAGAAAGTCACGGCCAAGCAATCACCAGTGGTTGACATGTTTCATTGCGCGTGATCCGACGGCGAGTCCACCGTAGGTACCAGCCGACCGCTACAACTTGCTTGATATTAAGGCTTGGCATTAGTTATAGAGGCGGATCAGGGAGCAACGGAATATGTTCCATGACAACAGACCCTGATTGATCAACCATCTCTGCTGTAGTTGCCGAAGTCCCTCAAACCCAAACGTTGCCGAAGTTGCTGCGGCTGAATGCACTAGAAAACGCAGGTGACGAATATCTTCAGAGTGTTGGTGGCAGATCGGGCAAGCTCTAATTGGCCCTATGTGCCGGGTTGTGCTTTTAAGGGCATGAAGCATGGAGTAAGGGCATCTCCCGACCCGTAGACCTGCCGCAATGGTCCAGACTGATCTGGACCGCGAAAACCATCTAAAAACGGTCCTATATCAATCTGTTGCACGGTTCGGACGTAATTTCTCCTGTAATTTGAAGATAAAAATAAGGAAGGTTTGCAGGAGTCCGGACCGACCCTAAACCCGCTTTTGACCGTCCTGACCCATCAAAAACCCCTCATCCCTCCCGCGTGTTCTCGGTCAACGCCGCTCCAGAGCGTCAGCGCCCGCATTCATGTCCGACCAGAGTAGACGCGGTCGCTCACTGGCTCCGGCATTGAAGCGGCACGCCAACCAAGAGAGCGCCGCCCGCGCCGATTCCTGGTGCAGGCGACTGCGTGCGTTCAAACAACACGACAACCGCCAGTCCGTCCGTCTGCCGCCCACAATGATGGCTCGCGGTTGCCGAGGTGCCTCCTCCGGCGCCACCTGTCCATCCCTTTACCGCCCATCGGTGCTATATAAACCGTTGCCCTGGCCACAGTCATCCCTCTCCGCACCACTCCCCTCCAGCGATCCCTCTGCAGCCAAAGCTCTCTGGGATGGGCTGACGTCGAAGCAGAAGAAGGTCATGGCCGCCATTGTTGCCGACTAGCAAGctggcaggcagccggaggacgccTCCTCTGACGACGTGCAAATGGAGGTCCTTCGACGAGCTAGTGACACCCTCCACTTCCTCCACGGCACCCTCCTCCTCCGCTCCATCCTCGCTGATGGATTGCACCAtaaccatcggcgaggcccgtgcccattATATGGACATGGTGCGGGAGGAGCAAGAGGACCAGTTCTGGGAGGCGCAAACCAACGTCAACTACAACCACAATCTCCTTCAGAAGCATCCGCACACGGAGGAGCATGTCGCCACTGGCAGGGCGGTCGCTCCGGACGCGGACCTTGCGGAGGAAGAGGCATTGCTCGAGTCCTACCGCTCTGCCCGCCAGATCCACCTCGCCCGCTGGCGGTATCGGCAGCGGGTGGTGGCCGCCAGCAAGGAGTGCGGCGACGAGGCGGGTGAGGCGTTGTTCGGCGAGACCAACGACGAGGAGGCCGCGCCCCAGCGCCATGACCACGAAGAAGCCGACACGTCCGTGGGTGCCTGCGACGGCGAGGAAGAGTAGTGCACGGTAGGTCACCGCCGCTCGTGTCCCAGGAAGGCCATCGCTCCTCCTCTCCCGTTGACGCCAAGCTTGGTGGGCTGAGCATCTTCGGCCGATTAGTTGCTTGGCGGCGACATGGAGGCGGACAACTTCAGTTCCTGATGCTTCGGAGGCGGAGGTTACGGAGGCGGAGCTGGAGAGGGCCGATGCGGAACTAGAGACGGTGAAGTTTTAGTTCTCAGGGCTGATGGCTGGACACGGGGATCAGGCGCCGGCGATCATTTAGATTAGGTATTAATTATACTCCAGAGCCCGCCTAGCACCGCTTTGTTGTATTTGTAATGAAATTTGTCATATTTATATGAAATTCGTTGTGTTCATATGAAATCCGGTCGTATTTATATGAAATCCGGACTTGTTTGAATGAATTTCATTCGGTTGGTTCAAATTGTTGTAAAAATGTATGCGGCTATGGTTGGATGACGTTCTCTCTCATCCGTGTCCGCGGACTGATCCCCTTGTCCGTGGACGGATGCGAAAGAAATTTACGGATTGCCATTGTAGATGCCCTAATGCCAACAAAAAATAGAAACTTATTATTACTAACGAATTTTAGCCCTGCATGGTCAAAACTTAAGTAAAGAAACAAGAAAAGAATGTGTCTTCGGGTGCCAGCTTTTGGAGGGCGATCTCCATGGGGTGGTTATTTTGAAAATTTAGAAAATTATATTTTGGAGTTTCAACAAATTCTGAAAAAAAAATCTACACATTTATATGGATGTATCCTATATGTGCATAAAGTCTAACGCTGAAATATATGGTGGGAGCTACACAAAAAAGAAAATTCGTGCATTTCTAATGGTGAATAGTATTTTTACTGTTCATCAGTTTCAAATCGCGATTCTGTCTTTCTTGTGTAGCTCTCACCATAATATGTATCATCTTCAAAAATTGCACACATGTAGAATACATCCATATGAACATGAATgattttttttcagaattttgtGAACCTTCTAAACATGATTTTTGACTTTTTTCAAAATAATCATCTCCATGGAAGTCACCCGTCATCGGCATTTTCAAATGTGTCTTCCGCAAAAAGGAAGTAAATGAATGAGTCAGCCCAACTCCTGGTCCATACAAACTTGCGTTTGTTTGGTGGGCTGGGCTGTCCAAATTGACCCAATCAAGAAACCACTAAAAACAACGATGGCAATTTGGCATCCTCTATCGTTGCTAGTTTGACATAGCCTGCCTTCTATAGCAGCCACAAAACTTCACCATTTCAACTTGAAAACCAATCCATCCAGTGCCCTGAACCTAGAAAGAAGACAATGTATTAGGTTAATTGCAGGAGTTAGGCATGCATGGCAAGTTGGGTTTTATCACTAGTCGTTATTTAGTTAATGTTATTGTACATTTTCTTCTGCCAAAGCTTGTACATTTCATCTAAAATGACTTACCATACTGATTTGTGCCTTAGTGCCTTACACATTTAATTTATGTTTCAGAGACACTGCATGCACCAAACACATTTGAATTCGGAAAAGGCGTATACTCCATCCGTAAattaatataagagcgtttagatgaCTATCTAAattaatataagagcgtttagagcACTAAAtagtaatctaaacactcttacatttctttacagagggagtactaaacTTAGCTCATAGCTTTTGGATATATATGGCATTGAAATGGTCCAGACTCCATAGCTTGAGAGGTAGGCTTTGGTTGGTAGGTAGCTCTCGGCACATGCCAGACGAAAACTTTGTTCAGCTTCGCCTCATCACTTCATATTTTGGATTGCTAATACTCGGAATGTAGCCTGCAGCCTTTATACTTTTCAGAACCCTATGTTGAGAAGATGTGTCTGCTATAAACTGCAGTGTTTGTCTGTTGTTGCCCTTtctgtacaagatgatgcaggaaagtttcttcttttttcttcatTATCAAGAACGCATTGACATTCGTAACCATCTAGCTAGAGGAACACAATATTGACTTAGCCTTGAAGTTAGTTCATGCCAACAAATCTTCAGCCCCAATCGGATCATGGAGCAGAGCACCTCCACATGACTGGGTGGGCCATAACCCATGGTATTGAACTCTCACTTTTGGTCATGAACCCTACTTGCTTAGTACTACTGGTTTTGTCCGTTGCTAGCATAATTAATCCTAGCTAGCAGGTTACACAAGGGAGGTTATGTTGTTAGGTTCTAACTAGATATAGCTAACTATAGTGGTACCTAGTGGATATGTCTGTGGAATGCAAGAATTCTACTCCAAACTAGATCACTGATGGCGCGCGTTGCCATGCCCGTCCATTTTTACGATGGAATTTTAGGTATTACCACGGGTAGATATTGTTGTAAGTGTGTAAACATAGCCATATTTTGTTAGTAATTAAAGTCAGAAACATTTCCAATTTTCATTAGTATGCAAAAATGGAGCACAGTATTGATCAATAAAGGAAAGGTAAATTTTATTTGGTATGCAAAGTAGAGTGGTACCGATTATGAACTTGCATGTCAAGACGAACACAGGTTTCAGTTTTCAGGACTGGAGCATGTATTAGAAGATTGGTGCACAACTAAGAGCACCAAGCAAGACAAGAGTTCAAGTAGGACTCTTACAAAAATAATGATGCTTAAGATAGGTTGTTCCATACCTAGTCTTAAAAACCAACCTTTAACTCTTAATCAAGAAAATATATATCCTTATTGGGTGTAAATTTTCATCATCTCCAAAATAGTTACAGTTAGGTGTGCGTGTGACGCATTGTTTTTCACAGTATGTTGAGGAAGTTCCACGCGAGTACTAGTCCTATAGTTTTTTTGTGCCAGAGTATTAGATTCCATTTTGATTATATTTTTTCTTCAGGTGAATATTGTCAATGGCGAGCCCTTCCTTCTAGCCACCTTAGTCCCCAGTCCATCTGGAGTACATGATACATTGGTTAGAAATATATATTGGTGGAGGAAAACAAGTACATCACAGGCAGAAGCACAGACCCACCCAATTTGTCTCCATCATTCAACTTTTTCGCAATAACATGGAAAAGAACCTACACAGGAGCACTCACTTCTTGTTTCGGAACAGGCACACTACAAAATACAATAGCTCTGCCATTTTTTAACCTCTAGAAAGCCAAAACCCTTCCGATGTAAGTTTCATGAACAACTTTGGCTTTAGCCTTACCTACTAAAATCAACAACTTTAGGGCATTGGAATCTAAATTAAATATTTATCTTCACTCTCTAGCACAATATAGCAGATGTCAATATAGGGCATGTAGAGGAAGATGAAACAATTGTCTATATTAAATATAGTTGAATGCAATGCAGGATCAAATGATAAGAAACTTCTAAGCATCTCAGCTCTCTAAAAATATTAATCAAATTAGATCTGACAAACACCTAAGTTAATATCTTTTCACTATTCCCCACATAGAGTTAACTTACAACTACTGGTAAATCTTTTACCAAAGTAAtatgtaggaaaaaattggcagCCACAAATCAACAAAAAGTAGTATGTGGTGGGTGCAGTGTCCCCATCGAATCTCTACATTTGCAAAAGCATTGCCCTCACTTGAGTGTACTTCTATCTCAATGCAACCTCTTATATCGAGGGTGGATTCATGAAGAGTCCCAGTAGACAGTCCAAGTGCACTTGTGATCTTTGTTAACAGTACATGTCTCCAAAACATATGCTTTTTCTGCCACCTAAAAAGCGGATGAAAAGTTATAGTCAGTACGCAATCAAGATGTAATAATTGTGGACATAAAGGGCAACCTACACCAGGTATATGGATTAATTTGGTTGTAGGATATGCATCTGGTTCACCAAGAGTGgcttcttttctttttttagaGTCGAGATTTTGTGGTCATTGTTGGAGGAATTGGATGTGGAAGTACCCTTCTACCTTTTGTAGTTCTGTATAAGCTACACGATCCATGGTTCAAAGAGTCCTTGTATATTTTTCATTGCGATATTGACCTATCTGCAGGAAGAAGTGAGAACAAACATTGTTAAGgaaattgatacgtctccaatgtatctacttttcctaacgcttttccttttgttttggactctaatttgcacgatttgaatgaaactaaccccggattGACACTGTTTTCAacaaaactaccatggtgttgtttttgtgcagaaataaaagttctcggaatgaaacgaaactttgcgaggattttttatatcaataataagattttctagagccaagacccaccagagggggcacctgggtgagcacaacccaccaggacgcgcccccctctcctgacgcgcccaggtgggttgtgcccacctggtggccccgcagaccctgaaaccgacactataaaatcctatttttccagaaaaaaatcagggagaaagaattatcgcgatccacgagacggagacgccgccacctcctgttcttcaccgggaggccagatctggagtctgtttggggctccagagtggggggtcttcgttcttcgtcatcaccaacccttctccatcgccaattccatgatgctccccatcgggagtgtgtaattccttcgtaggctcgttggtcggtgaggagttggatgagattcatcatgtaatcaagttagttttgttagggcttgatccctactatccactatgttcctagattgatgttgctatgactttgccatgcttaatgcttgtcactttgggcctgggtgccatgatttcagatctgaacagtttatgttatcaccattatatccatgttctagatccgatcttgcaagttatagtcacctactacgtgttatgatccggcaaccccggagtgacaatagccAGGACcattcccggtgatgaccgtagtttgaggagttcatgtattcactatgtgttaatgctttgtttcggttctctattaaaaggaggccttaatatcccttagtttccaatatggaccaggctaccacgggagggtaggacaaaagatgtcatgcaagttctttccataagcacgtatgactatttacggaatacatgcctacat contains:
- the LOC125541679 gene encoding nudix hydrolase 13, mitochondrial-like, with the protein product MASEKLVARKGRLRQRYDNEYRLVAGCVPYRVDKDGQLEVLMVSTANRDDLVFPKGGWEDDEDVYEAACREALEEAGVRGNINRNPLGLWVFRSKSRQSLGQSSDSPRGACKGHVFALEVTEELKQWPEQETHGRRWLSPADAYGLCRYDWMREALTALLDLCSTASSPIPVAAAVAVSTAAPELNEHAGMCISMMLMKPVDSADRAVALC